In a genomic window of Mycolicibacter heraklionensis:
- a CDS encoding ATP-binding protein — protein sequence MGDSTVPHLPVPLTSFIGRQGQIDELRSLLAVSRLLTLSGAGGSGKTRLAIEVTRQIAPLFTAGACYVDCAPLAHPDLVAVAFAQALGLPDQPGRSAADSLLNFIGDRQLLLVCDNCEHLLHPIASLIDVLLTGCRNVTVMTTSREPLGLAGETTWRVPSLSLDDEALTLFTDRARLVLPTFTLTDANRATIAEICRRLDGMPLALELAAARLRAMSPTEILEGLQHRFALLTGGARTAVPRQQTLRASVDWSHAAHPG from the coding sequence GTGGGCGACAGCACGGTGCCGCATCTACCGGTGCCGCTGACAAGTTTCATCGGGCGCCAGGGGCAGATCGATGAGCTGCGCTCACTGCTGGCCGTGAGTCGGCTGCTGACGCTGAGCGGCGCGGGTGGTTCGGGAAAGACTCGTTTGGCGATTGAAGTCACCCGTCAGATCGCGCCCCTCTTCACGGCGGGAGCCTGCTACGTCGACTGCGCTCCGCTCGCACACCCGGATCTGGTAGCAGTCGCCTTTGCCCAGGCACTGGGCCTACCGGACCAACCTGGCCGCTCAGCTGCGGACAGCCTGCTGAATTTCATCGGCGACCGGCAGTTGCTCCTGGTTTGCGACAACTGCGAGCACCTGCTGCACCCCATCGCTTCCTTGATCGATGTGCTGTTGACCGGCTGCCGGAATGTGACGGTGATGACCACCAGCAGGGAGCCACTGGGGCTCGCCGGAGAGACCACCTGGCGTGTGCCGTCGCTGTCGTTGGATGACGAAGCGTTGACGTTGTTCACCGACCGAGCTCGCCTGGTGCTCCCGACGTTCACCCTGACCGACGCGAACCGGGCCACGATCGCTGAGATCTGCCGCCGCCTCGACGGCATGCCGTTAGCCCTCGAACTGGCTGCCGCCCGCCTACGGGCCATGTCGCCCACCGAGATTCTTGAGGGGTTGCAGCATCGCTTCGCGCTGCTGACCGGTGGCGCGCGCACGGCTGTTCCGCGTCAGCAGACGTTACGGGCATCGGTGGACTGGTCACACGCTGCTCACCCCGGATGA
- a CDS encoding AI-2E family transporter has protein sequence MNQEFTPTQRRALAVFTVIALMFGAYFLRIYFVLIVVAAVGAYLFTPLFRLLGRRVSTGLAATGTLLAALVAVIVPVGLTVFLAVVQISRTVGEVAEWVQATDPNALGDKVLKFINGALAKVPFVHVELTMESLRGAMVNVAQKGGDLLLHVLQGAVGGVVGAVTSAIIFLYVFLALLTHREELQTLIRRLNPLGAEVTDLYLAKMGSMVRGTVGGQFVIAFCQGVAGAASIYIAGFHQAFFIFAILLTALSIIPLGGGIVTMPFGIGMALFGNVAGGLFVFFFHLIVVTNIDNFLRPVLVPRDARLNSALMLLAVFAGIAMFGFWGIVIGPVVMIIIVTTIDVYLAVYHGVELQTHDEEPKQRRKWLRRRTAQASSEESSVRDTETSCGPSTCESH, from the coding sequence ATGAACCAAGAATTCACTCCCACCCAACGACGGGCGCTGGCGGTCTTCACCGTGATCGCGCTGATGTTCGGCGCCTATTTCCTGCGCATCTACTTCGTGCTGATCGTGGTGGCCGCGGTCGGCGCCTACCTGTTCACCCCGTTGTTCCGGCTGCTCGGCCGGCGGGTGTCCACCGGGTTGGCGGCCACCGGGACACTGCTGGCGGCACTGGTCGCTGTCATCGTGCCGGTCGGGTTAACAGTTTTTCTGGCCGTTGTGCAGATCTCCCGCACCGTCGGCGAGGTCGCCGAATGGGTGCAGGCCACCGACCCCAACGCCCTGGGCGACAAAGTGCTGAAATTCATCAACGGCGCACTGGCCAAGGTGCCGTTCGTGCACGTCGAGCTGACCATGGAATCGCTGCGCGGCGCGATGGTCAACGTCGCGCAGAAGGGCGGCGATCTGCTGCTGCACGTGTTGCAGGGCGCCGTCGGCGGCGTGGTCGGCGCGGTCACCTCGGCGATCATCTTCTTGTACGTATTCCTCGCGCTGCTGACCCACCGCGAGGAACTGCAGACCCTGATTCGCCGGCTCAACCCGCTGGGCGCCGAGGTGACCGATCTGTACCTGGCCAAGATGGGCTCGATGGTGCGCGGCACCGTCGGCGGCCAGTTCGTCATCGCGTTCTGCCAGGGGGTCGCCGGCGCCGCCTCGATCTACATCGCCGGATTCCACCAGGCGTTCTTCATCTTCGCGATCCTGCTGACTGCGCTGTCGATCATCCCACTGGGCGGGGGCATCGTGACCATGCCGTTCGGCATCGGCATGGCGTTGTTCGGCAACGTCGCCGGTGGGCTTTTCGTGTTTTTCTTCCACCTGATCGTGGTGACCAACATCGACAATTTCCTGCGCCCGGTGCTGGTGCCGCGCGACGCCCGGCTCAATTCCGCCCTGATGCTGCTGGCCGTCTTCGCCGGGATCGCCATGTTCGGCTTCTGGGGCATCGTGATCGGCCCGGTGGTGATGATCATCATCGTCACCACCATCGACGTCTACCTGGCGGTATACCACGGTGTGGAATTGCAGACCCACGACGAGGAACCGAAGCAGCGACGAAAATGGTTGCGACGCCGAACAGCTCAGGCCAGCAGCGAGGAGAGTTCCGTGCGGGACACCGAAACTTCCTGCGGGCCATCGACTTGTGAGAGCCACTGA
- a CDS encoding NAD-dependent epimerase/dehydratase family protein, with product MDTVLVTGAFGLVGSAVVRQLAAEGRAVVATDLNTPANRKAVAALPASVQVRYADLTDPAAVDALVGAVRPAAIIHLAAVIPPFIYMRRELARRVNVEATGHLLAAAAAQPEPPSSLAKPPGSYGGSSFGSPPSSLAKPPRFVQASSIAVYGSRNPHTVSGVLTADTPTHPADVYGDHKVQAEQLVRASPLDWVILRLGGVLTVDPGSYMKLDNLYFEQLLPTDGRLQTVDVRDVASAFVAATTAPVVGETLLIGGDDSHRQIQGDVASAIAGALGLVNGLPAGLPGNPDRDEDWFNTDWMDSSRAQEALGFQHHSWPDMLAETAARAGAQRYLLRAVAPLARAVLRTRSPYHRTGQRFADPWRAIADKWSDPRP from the coding sequence ATGGACACGGTCCTGGTTACCGGCGCATTCGGGCTGGTCGGTTCGGCGGTGGTGCGCCAGTTGGCCGCCGAGGGCCGTGCCGTGGTCGCGACCGACCTCAACACCCCGGCCAACCGCAAGGCGGTCGCCGCCCTGCCGGCGTCGGTGCAGGTGCGCTACGCCGATCTGACCGATCCTGCCGCGGTCGACGCCCTGGTCGGCGCTGTCCGACCCGCCGCGATCATCCACCTGGCCGCGGTGATCCCGCCGTTCATCTACATGCGCCGTGAGCTGGCGCGACGGGTCAACGTCGAGGCCACCGGGCACCTGTTGGCGGCCGCCGCCGCGCAGCCCGAACCTCCGTCGAGCCTCGCTAAACCGCCGGGTTCATACGGCGGTTCCAGCTTCGGCTCTCCTCCGTCGAGCCTCGCTAAACCGCCGCGATTCGTGCAGGCTTCCAGCATCGCGGTGTACGGGTCACGCAACCCCCACACCGTCTCAGGCGTGCTGACCGCAGACACCCCGACCCATCCCGCCGACGTCTACGGCGACCACAAAGTGCAGGCCGAACAACTGGTCCGCGCCTCGCCGTTGGACTGGGTCATCCTGCGGTTGGGCGGGGTGCTGACCGTCGACCCGGGCTCCTACATGAAGCTCGACAACCTGTACTTCGAGCAGCTGCTCCCCACCGACGGCAGGCTACAGACCGTCGACGTCCGCGATGTCGCATCCGCGTTCGTCGCAGCCACCACCGCGCCCGTCGTCGGGGAAACCCTGCTGATCGGTGGCGACGACTCGCACCGCCAGATCCAGGGCGACGTCGCGTCGGCGATAGCCGGCGCGCTGGGGCTGGTCAACGGCCTGCCCGCCGGACTTCCGGGCAACCCCGACCGCGACGAGGACTGGTTCAACACCGACTGGATGGACTCCAGCCGCGCCCAGGAGGCGCTGGGCTTCCAGCACCACTCCTGGCCGGACATGCTGGCCGAGACGGCCGCCCGAGCCGGCGCACAGCGCTACCTGCTGCGGGCGGTCGCTCCACTGGCCCGCGCCGTGCTGCGCACCCGCTCCCCCTACCACCGCACGGGCCAGCGGTTCGCCGACCCGTGGCGGGCCATCGCCGACAAATGGAGTGACCCACGCCCATGA
- a CDS encoding adenylate/guanylate cyclase domain-containing protein — translation MTACASCATELPLNAKFCFECGAPVAAPPPAEYKQVTVLFADVVHSMDIAAAVGPERLREIMTELFNRCAEVVRRYGGRVEKFIGDAVMAVFGAPVALEDHAFRACLAALEIQRVNTATGDGGLQLRVGLNSGEVVAGEIGSGPGSYTAMGEQVGRAQRMESVAPAGGVLLSDSTARLVGGWVVLADPEWVQIKGATEPVRAHRLLGVSPEHRHAARQDPSLVGRGWEMGALTGILEQAISGTGCVIGVVGPPGIGKSRIAREISGVAQGRGVEVFAAYCESHAADVPFHAVTGLLVTALGISGLDDAAARARIRGRAPDADPQDLLLLDDLLGIRGDSVDLAVIDPDARRRRLTRLVNKVSMERQEPVVYVIEDVHWIDEVSELLLADFLAVIPQTASLVVITYRPEYHGVLARTPNSQTITLAPLNAAHSLTLATELLGSHPSVSTLCGRIVERAAGNPFFAEEIVRDLAERGVLSGSRGGYVCAVDDADIVVPATLQAAIAARIDRLEPVAKQTLNAAAVIGLRFDAEQLAVLHSGVQLDGLIAAEFVEQVRFTPHAEYAFRHPLVRIVAYESQLKAQRADLHRRLATAIEQRHSDAVDENAALIAEHLEAAGDLPAAYGWRMRAGAWAQHRDIRAARVSWERARAIADRLPADHPGRESERIAPRTMLCASTSWVSGSVADAGFAELRELCTAVDDKLSLAIGMAGLMTVLIFHSRYVEASRVASDCSRQLELIGDPTMTVALAIAPCNIKVQAGEAAEGLRLAQRVIDLADGDLAKGNLLIGSPLAIALMFRGSCRYGLGLTGWKEDLDQAMAMARRVDARTYVTVVLGKYGFAVYARVVLPDAAAERETARALEMAEQSGDDYAVDTARLARGLVLLNQDASQREAGLALLTQYRDAYLRHGYAQGAVRFFDAELAREKARIGEIDDAVELARTAVDYLYDTGDMITRGETTRVLVEALLQRGNSTDLTEAQVAIDRLAAVPTDEGYALFDVPLLGMRALLARANGDQDGYRGLADQYLKRATEVGYEGHIVLAEAMK, via the coding sequence ATGACCGCCTGCGCTTCGTGTGCCACCGAGTTGCCGCTGAACGCCAAGTTCTGTTTCGAATGTGGCGCTCCGGTCGCGGCGCCACCGCCCGCCGAATACAAGCAAGTCACGGTGCTGTTCGCCGACGTGGTCCATTCGATGGACATCGCCGCTGCGGTGGGCCCGGAGCGGTTGCGCGAGATCATGACCGAGCTGTTCAACCGGTGCGCGGAGGTGGTGCGGCGGTATGGCGGGCGGGTGGAGAAGTTCATCGGAGATGCCGTGATGGCGGTGTTCGGTGCGCCGGTGGCGTTGGAGGACCACGCTTTTCGGGCATGTCTGGCGGCGTTGGAGATTCAGCGGGTGAATACCGCGACCGGCGACGGTGGGCTGCAACTACGAGTTGGCCTGAACTCGGGCGAGGTTGTTGCGGGTGAGATCGGTTCGGGGCCAGGCAGCTATACCGCGATGGGTGAGCAGGTCGGGCGGGCGCAGCGGATGGAATCGGTCGCGCCGGCAGGCGGGGTCTTGCTCAGCGATTCGACGGCGCGCTTGGTCGGGGGCTGGGTGGTACTGGCGGACCCGGAGTGGGTCCAGATCAAGGGTGCGACAGAACCGGTACGGGCGCATCGGTTGTTGGGGGTGTCGCCGGAGCATCGGCATGCCGCTCGACAGGATCCTTCGTTGGTGGGTCGCGGCTGGGAGATGGGGGCACTGACCGGCATTCTCGAGCAGGCGATCAGCGGTACTGGCTGCGTGATCGGTGTTGTGGGGCCACCGGGAATAGGGAAGAGCCGCATTGCCCGCGAGATCAGCGGCGTCGCTCAAGGCCGGGGCGTGGAGGTGTTCGCCGCCTACTGCGAGTCGCACGCCGCCGATGTCCCGTTCCACGCGGTGACCGGGCTGCTTGTCACCGCGCTCGGGATCAGCGGACTCGACGACGCGGCGGCGCGTGCGCGAATCAGGGGGCGCGCGCCGGACGCCGATCCACAGGATCTGCTCCTGCTCGACGATCTACTCGGTATTCGGGGCGACAGCGTCGATCTGGCTGTGATCGATCCCGATGCGCGGCGCCGCCGACTGACGCGGCTGGTCAACAAGGTTTCCATGGAACGGCAGGAGCCGGTCGTGTACGTCATTGAGGACGTGCATTGGATCGATGAGGTCAGCGAACTGTTGCTGGCCGATTTTCTCGCGGTGATCCCGCAGACCGCATCACTGGTGGTGATCACCTACCGGCCCGAATACCACGGCGTTCTGGCCCGGACGCCGAACTCGCAGACCATCACCCTGGCACCGTTGAATGCGGCCCATTCCCTAACGTTGGCAACCGAATTGCTCGGCTCGCACCCGTCGGTGTCGACGTTGTGCGGGCGGATCGTCGAGCGGGCGGCCGGAAATCCGTTCTTCGCCGAGGAGATCGTGCGGGACCTGGCCGAGCGCGGGGTGCTCAGCGGTTCCCGCGGTGGCTATGTCTGCGCTGTCGATGATGCCGACATCGTCGTGCCGGCGACATTGCAGGCCGCCATCGCCGCCCGTATCGATCGGCTCGAACCGGTCGCCAAACAGACGCTGAATGCCGCTGCGGTGATCGGACTGCGTTTCGACGCAGAGCAATTGGCGGTTCTCCACAGCGGTGTGCAGCTGGATGGGTTGATCGCTGCCGAATTCGTGGAGCAGGTGCGGTTCACCCCGCACGCGGAGTACGCCTTCCGTCATCCGCTGGTTCGGATCGTCGCCTACGAGTCACAACTCAAGGCGCAGCGTGCCGACCTGCACCGGCGGCTGGCCACCGCGATCGAACAACGTCACTCCGACGCGGTCGACGAGAACGCGGCGCTGATCGCCGAGCATCTGGAGGCCGCCGGTGACCTGCCCGCGGCGTACGGCTGGCGCATGCGGGCCGGGGCCTGGGCACAGCATCGCGACATCAGAGCCGCGCGAGTCAGTTGGGAGCGTGCCCGCGCCATCGCCGACCGATTGCCCGCCGACCACCCGGGTCGGGAGTCCGAGCGGATCGCCCCGCGCACCATGCTCTGCGCGAGCACCAGCTGGGTCAGCGGCAGCGTCGCCGATGCCGGCTTCGCCGAGCTGCGCGAACTGTGCACCGCCGTCGACGACAAACTCTCGCTGGCCATTGGCATGGCCGGTCTGATGACGGTGCTGATCTTTCACAGCCGGTACGTCGAGGCATCACGTGTCGCCTCGGACTGCAGTCGACAGCTGGAGTTGATCGGCGACCCGACCATGACGGTTGCGCTTGCCATCGCGCCGTGCAACATCAAGGTTCAGGCCGGCGAGGCCGCCGAAGGTCTGCGCTTGGCGCAGCGCGTCATCGACCTGGCCGACGGAGATCTGGCCAAGGGCAATCTGCTGATCGGCTCACCGCTGGCGATCGCGCTCATGTTCCGCGGTTCCTGCCGGTATGGCCTTGGGCTCACCGGCTGGAAAGAAGACCTCGATCAGGCGATGGCGATGGCCCGCCGTGTCGACGCCAGGACCTATGTCACGGTCGTGCTGGGCAAATATGGCTTCGCCGTCTACGCCCGGGTGGTATTGCCCGACGCGGCGGCCGAGCGCGAGACCGCTCGGGCGCTGGAGATGGCCGAGCAGTCCGGTGACGACTACGCGGTGGATACCGCACGACTGGCTCGAGGTCTCGTTCTGCTCAACCAGGATGCTTCCCAACGTGAAGCCGGCTTGGCGCTGCTGACTCAGTACCGCGACGCCTATCTGCGGCACGGCTACGCACAAGGGGCCGTGCGATTCTTTGATGCCGAGCTCGCACGGGAGAAGGCTCGCATCGGCGAGATCGATGACGCTGTCGAGCTGGCCCGCACCGCCGTCGACTACCTGTACGACACCGGCGACATGATCACCCGCGGTGAGACCACCAGAGTGTTGGTGGAAGCACTGCTACAGCGCGGCAACAGCACTGACCTCACGGAGGCGCAGGTCGCCATTGACCGATTGGCAGCGGTGCCCACCGACGAGGGCTACGCGTTGTTCGACGTCCCGCTCCTCGGGATGCGTGCGTTGCTTGCACGCGCGAACGGTGACCAGGACGGCTACCGCGGACTCGCCGACCAGTACCTCAAGCGGGCCACCGAGGTTGGCTACGAAGGGCATATCGTGTTGGCCGAGGCCATGAAGTGA
- a CDS encoding helix-turn-helix transcriptional regulator — MRTVEAAIAAPDVAGIVIHGASGVGKSQIAREALSAAQARGGETRWAVGTSAARAIPLGAFAAWTPPGVTDTVQLLRGVIESLVAAPPGAMVVVGVDDVYLLDDLSAFVVQQIVQRGLAKVILTVRDGEPIPAAVRELWVSGRFERLDLQPLSIDETDTLLSAALNGPVDPQAVQRLWKLTHGNVLYLRHIVEQEFADGRIEQQRGYWRWIGDPIMPLGLVDLIESRFGALPGPISDVIDTLAVGEPIDLTALTRITDPAAVEEADTRGLITVESLVGGVQVRVAHPLYGEVRRTRAPATRLRRLRGLVAAELAAAEDRDDIQVVVRRATLSLDSDLAPDAELLVRAAHGAVWLADLTLAERLAGAAIRAGGGPEPTFVRAHALSWLGHGGEADSVLAEIAGGDLADSDRARLAFLRASNMLWALGEPARAKEIIDEASRTVAQQARSYIDAFLTVYWFAVDRPDAARRAAEVLDVEELPAVVGAEIAWVLSAIAADAGCTAEALATAEAGYGIVARSLDAPQMSFNIADAHVGALLLAGRVNEAVEAAERVSQQAAELPGAAGSLGAAVAGVAALGAGRLDAACRLLEQAAAGLSASHAIGWGYRYLVPAITALAMRGATDEAVAALATLDKLRRPFRLLDCDRSLARAWVVASQGAVSEAIAIVRSAAETAAARGQFAAEVVCLQTAAQFGDRTGAVRLRELEAVVEGPRVGLAARFAATLRDGDAAEMAAVSLEFERIGDLVAAVDAAARAAIEYRRQDLRGTALVCATRAATLADQCGGASTPALRQAAEPLPLTDREQEIVMLIGAGLSNRAIAERLSVSVRTVESHIYRAMLKTDTKGRDELAALRPRRRS; from the coding sequence ATGCGGACTGTTGAGGCGGCCATCGCGGCCCCGGATGTCGCCGGAATCGTCATCCACGGTGCTTCCGGTGTGGGGAAGAGCCAGATCGCACGTGAGGCATTGTCGGCGGCTCAAGCGCGCGGAGGCGAAACGCGCTGGGCGGTAGGCACATCTGCGGCCCGCGCCATTCCGCTCGGCGCCTTCGCGGCGTGGACGCCGCCGGGCGTCACCGACACGGTTCAGCTGCTGCGGGGGGTGATCGAGTCGCTGGTCGCGGCCCCGCCCGGCGCCATGGTGGTGGTCGGCGTCGATGACGTGTACCTGCTCGACGACCTGTCGGCATTTGTTGTGCAGCAGATCGTGCAGCGGGGCTTGGCCAAGGTGATTCTCACCGTCCGCGACGGCGAACCCATTCCCGCCGCGGTGCGCGAGCTTTGGGTGTCCGGCCGGTTCGAACGACTTGACCTGCAGCCGTTGTCGATCGACGAAACCGACACACTGCTGTCGGCAGCTCTGAACGGGCCGGTGGATCCTCAAGCGGTTCAGCGGCTTTGGAAGCTGACTCACGGGAATGTGTTGTACCTGCGTCACATCGTCGAGCAGGAGTTCGCCGACGGCCGGATCGAACAACAACGCGGCTACTGGCGGTGGATCGGGGATCCGATCATGCCGCTGGGCCTGGTCGATCTCATCGAATCCCGTTTCGGCGCCTTGCCCGGGCCGATCAGTGATGTGATCGACACATTGGCGGTCGGGGAGCCGATCGATCTGACTGCCTTGACCCGGATCACCGATCCGGCGGCGGTCGAGGAAGCCGATACCCGCGGCCTGATCACGGTGGAGTCCCTGGTCGGCGGTGTTCAGGTGCGGGTCGCGCATCCGCTCTACGGTGAAGTGCGGCGCACCCGCGCGCCGGCCACCCGGCTGCGGCGGTTACGAGGCCTGGTTGCCGCGGAACTCGCCGCGGCCGAGGATCGAGACGATATCCAGGTGGTGGTGCGCCGTGCCACCTTAAGTCTTGACTCCGACCTCGCGCCCGACGCCGAGTTGCTGGTCAGGGCAGCCCATGGCGCAGTCTGGCTGGCGGACTTGACTCTCGCCGAAAGACTTGCCGGAGCCGCGATCCGGGCCGGCGGTGGACCGGAGCCGACTTTCGTTCGCGCACACGCACTGTCATGGCTGGGACACGGCGGGGAGGCTGACAGTGTGCTCGCCGAGATCGCCGGCGGCGACCTGGCCGACAGCGACCGCGCCCGGTTGGCGTTTCTGCGAGCCAGCAACATGCTCTGGGCGCTCGGTGAGCCGGCGCGGGCGAAGGAGATCATCGACGAGGCGTCGCGCACCGTAGCGCAGCAGGCTCGCAGTTACATCGATGCCTTCCTCACGGTGTACTGGTTTGCCGTGGACCGCCCGGATGCGGCGAGGCGGGCCGCCGAAGTACTTGACGTGGAGGAGTTGCCGGCCGTTGTCGGCGCTGAGATCGCCTGGGTGCTCTCCGCCATAGCCGCGGACGCCGGGTGCACCGCCGAGGCCCTGGCCACGGCTGAGGCCGGGTATGGCATTGTCGCCCGTTCCCTGGACGCGCCACAGATGAGTTTCAACATCGCCGATGCACACGTCGGCGCTTTGCTGTTGGCGGGACGAGTGAACGAGGCGGTCGAGGCGGCCGAGCGGGTCAGCCAACAGGCAGCCGAGCTGCCGGGAGCGGCCGGGTCACTCGGCGCCGCCGTGGCAGGCGTGGCTGCCCTGGGCGCCGGTCGCCTCGACGCCGCTTGCCGACTGCTGGAACAGGCGGCAGCAGGATTGTCCGCCAGCCATGCCATCGGTTGGGGTTACCGCTATCTCGTGCCGGCCATCACCGCGCTGGCGATGCGTGGTGCAACTGACGAGGCCGTCGCTGCTCTTGCCACGCTCGACAAGCTGCGGCGTCCGTTCCGACTGCTCGACTGTGACCGGAGCCTGGCCCGGGCGTGGGTGGTCGCCAGTCAGGGCGCAGTCAGCGAGGCGATCGCGATCGTGAGGTCGGCGGCCGAGACAGCCGCGGCGAGAGGGCAATTCGCAGCGGAAGTGGTCTGTCTGCAGACCGCCGCCCAGTTCGGGGATCGTACCGGTGCGGTCCGATTGCGCGAACTCGAAGCTGTCGTCGAGGGTCCGCGGGTGGGGCTGGCCGCACGGTTCGCCGCCACGCTGCGTGACGGCGACGCCGCGGAGATGGCTGCTGTGTCGCTGGAATTCGAGCGCATCGGGGATCTGGTTGCCGCGGTCGATGCCGCCGCTCGCGCAGCGATCGAGTACCGCCGCCAAGACCTGCGGGGAACAGCGCTGGTGTGCGCGACCCGCGCCGCCACACTGGCCGATCAGTGCGGTGGTGCCAGTACGCCGGCGCTGCGCCAGGCCGCAGAGCCGTTGCCGCTGACCGATCGCGAACAAGAGATCGTGATGTTGATCGGCGCGGGACTGTCCAACCGAGCGATCGCCGAGCGACTGAGCGTCTCCGTTCGTACCGTGGAAAGCCACATCTATCGAGCCATGTTGAAGACGGACACCAAGGGCCGTGACGAACTGGCAGCCCTGCGTCCCCGCCGCCGGAGCTGA
- a CDS encoding acyltransferase, with translation MSTHLVRPLHPRRFEIRCNVGDAIVANLAVHMVFFFQRQLDARALAGAFAQALTNLPVFAGRMGMSRGRMRIRCHGQGVPFSTASSDRTLHEAIRSASDDTGGWLVDPVSGPTARWGRGPLCKVRVTQLANDATAIGVSWHHAIGDMQTAMHLMNSWVAAAAGKPVAEPLIVEDRAAFLDDHLPADGTREPGVRCLGFAELARSALYLAKDARKQRTLNLYFSDDEIARMRDAYGSRMRLSANDVVCAHVSESLMKSDPAVNRRSLAIAVNARKRCGLDPMLVGNIITTLNLDLRRGEAASSIAERIRHSVDHFADEHCDMRINQQFLDAAGAWRAARCVSTAFNPARWNPIITNWSGFGVYRIHFEDTLPSYCTPLMRLPVAGLGALMEGADGRGLVFQMSLPPREFEAMSSPAIREHLHRFQRAG, from the coding sequence ATGTCGACCCACCTCGTCCGGCCACTGCACCCACGGCGGTTCGAAATCCGCTGCAACGTCGGCGATGCGATTGTCGCGAACCTGGCGGTCCACATGGTCTTCTTCTTCCAACGGCAACTCGATGCCAGGGCGCTCGCCGGCGCATTTGCGCAGGCGCTCACCAATCTTCCAGTCTTCGCGGGACGGATGGGCATGAGCCGCGGCAGGATGCGGATCCGATGCCACGGGCAGGGGGTGCCGTTCAGCACTGCGTCATCGGACCGCACGCTGCATGAGGCGATTCGTTCGGCATCGGACGACACCGGAGGCTGGCTCGTCGACCCGGTGAGCGGCCCGACGGCTCGATGGGGACGAGGTCCGTTGTGCAAGGTGCGTGTCACGCAACTCGCGAACGATGCAACGGCGATCGGCGTCTCCTGGCACCACGCGATCGGCGACATGCAGACAGCGATGCACTTGATGAACTCATGGGTAGCTGCCGCTGCCGGCAAGCCGGTCGCCGAGCCCTTGATCGTGGAAGATCGTGCCGCCTTCCTCGATGACCATCTGCCTGCCGACGGCACTCGGGAGCCCGGGGTGCGTTGTCTCGGGTTCGCCGAACTTGCCCGCAGTGCGCTGTACCTGGCAAAGGATGCCCGAAAGCAGCGGACTCTGAATCTCTACTTCAGCGACGACGAAATCGCCCGCATGCGTGACGCCTACGGCAGCCGGATGCGTTTGTCTGCCAACGACGTTGTATGCGCGCATGTGTCCGAATCGCTCATGAAGTCAGATCCCGCGGTGAATCGACGTAGTCTCGCGATCGCCGTGAATGCACGGAAGCGTTGTGGCCTCGATCCGATGCTTGTCGGCAACATCATCACGACGCTCAACCTGGACCTGCGACGTGGGGAGGCCGCCAGTTCAATCGCCGAACGCATCCGCCACAGTGTGGACCACTTTGCCGACGAACACTGCGACATGCGCATCAACCAGCAGTTTCTGGACGCTGCCGGCGCATGGCGGGCCGCTCGCTGCGTATCCACTGCCTTCAATCCGGCCCGGTGGAATCCGATAATCACCAACTGGAGCGGCTTCGGCGTTTACCGCATCCACTTCGAAGACACCTTGCCGTCGTACTGCACTCCGTTGATGAGGTTGCCCGTAGCGGGACTCGGCGCCCTGATGGAAGGGGCAGACGGCCGTGGGCTGGTCTTTCAGATGTCATTGCCGCCCCGGGAATTCGAGGCCATGTCAAGTCCTGCGATCCGGGAACACCTGCACCGGTTTCAACGTGCCGGCTGA